In Telopea speciosissima isolate NSW1024214 ecotype Mountain lineage chromosome 10, Tspe_v1, whole genome shotgun sequence, the DNA window TGTATTGGAAATGAGCTATACTGAGCAACGACTTACATCTGCTGTGGTGTCTGAAGGACTGCGTCCAATGCTTGCTGGTTCTGAGTCAGGTTATCCAGAAAGTTTATTGTCATTAATACAGAGGTGTTGGGATGCCAATCCCAATAATAGGCCTTCTTTTGATAATATAGTTGCAGAACTGGATTCAATTGTAAAACAAATGAACAATGTAAAACAAGAGGAAAAGTTCCTTGGAAAACCTTCTGTTTCTATTAGTGATCAGCTTCCAAACTACACATGGAGCCCTCCAATTTATCAAGAGAGTGTAAACTGGTTCATTGAAGGGGAACAATTGTCAAAAAGAGTATCTCTCGCAGATAATTCTATTCAGACAATCTGGCCTGATTCTTCAAATGATCCTTTGGCATACCAGCCAATACTGTCTTGGGGTTCCTTTGCTACTTGTGGGAGAAGGGAGAGCATGGAAGATGCACACTTTTTGATGCCTCAAATGTGTAACCAGAAGGATATTCATGTGTTTGGGATCTTTGATGGTCATCGAGGTGCATCACATGACTCTTGTATCTACTATTGTTTTTAATTTACATATGAGATTGAAGTATATGTCAGTACATATGCGCAGGTTCAGAAGCTGCCGAGTTTTCTTCTCGTGCACTTCCAGGTTTCTTACAAACCTTGGGTTTTACAAGAAGGTTTGCAttcttgtttgtttattttacTTTCTACTTCTTGCATTACTGCCTATTTAGGTTAATTGTTTTGTTGAAATAGCCCCTCAGATGCATTGGCAGAAGCATTTAGGGATACAGATATCACATTCAGGAATCAGTTGGTAGCTCAACGTACTTCAAAAAGAGTTGTTCAGAAAGACTGGCATCCTGGTTGCACTGCAGTTGTAGCATTAATTATCAGGAGCGGGCTTTTTGTTGCAAATGCTGGCGATTGCAGGACCATTTTATGTCGGGGTGGTGTTCCTTTTGCCCTTAGTAAGGTAGCTGAAAACAATATATGCTTCTATGGCAGTCATACTGTGGTGCTGACAATTTATTTACTTGCTTATTTTGTAGAGCACTTTGGTTTCCTGTAAATTATACTGTTAAAAGtaagtaaaaattttcaaaataggaTCATGTTGCAAGCTGTCCTGAGGAGAGAGAGCGTGTCATCAGAGCAGGGGGGCAAGTCAAATGGCAGTTGGACACATGGAGGGTTGGGCCAGCTGCTCTCCAGGTTTGTATCTGTATCCTTAATATTTTGGGTGAAAGCTGTTGTATTGAGTCCAGAGAATTGAATGGTTATAACTTATAATGATGCTTACTTTAAGTGGAAGTGGTGATGGAAAGTGTGAACAGGTTGTTATTCATCCAGGAAAATATTGTTTTTCTActtgatagtttttttttttttttttcttgtagcTGTTAATACTAGTTAACATGTGCTTTGTTTTGACACTGCTTTAAAAGTTACTGTGTACTTTCTATGTACAGTTTGGTTGTTCAGCAAGAAGATAGACTATTTTCTTGATATAAAAGGAGTTCAGCTACTCAAGTTGATGCAATACTAGATGTGTTTATAGAAAGAGCAATAGACTAGCATACAAAAGAAGGAAATCCAAAATGAACACCGAAAGTTAGAAACTAAAGCCTTTTTGCTTTTCCTGCTTCCTaggcattaaaaaaaataatattctgGAATCTATGAGTGTTagaaccgtaggggtattttagaccccttttcttatgtttttatatttctattatgtgggctttagtcccacattgcttatttgtacTTTTATTCTCTAGTCTCattgatataaataaagaagctTGGGATGATCATTattcatccaagccttactctaattctaaatctattaacatggtatcagagcaggttttgaATTAGGGTCCTGATAAACCCAAAAGTACACAGGCCAATCGTGAGCCGCCACGTGTCCCGGCCCAAGTGGGAAGGCTATCCCAAGCCCGGCCACCTTACGTCTCACTTGGTTAGCCCAGAAGGGCAAGACCAACAAGGAAGTCCAAGAACCAAGTCCAAGTACTACACACAAGCTACTACCGTCATCGACAAGATATGCATCACCTCATCAGTTGAGGGTACCACCTACCAGAGGCACGGTTCCAGATGGACTCATGTACCAAGGACCTTATCCAACATACAAAGACACATGGATATCTATCTACCAGGTACAtcctttgtcacaccccaaaccaccccctgggaggattaggtaggtgacccgaattgcactgtAGCAATCTGTGAAACTCacctctaatttgaactttttcgAACTTGTGTGATTACAAGTTCTGGGTCTGTGTCTATGCTTGCCTCTATGCTGTGGGCTGCATCGGTGGTGGATTCAGAGCAATCCTTTGACACACCTACGGAGGATTCCGAGGAGCCAGGACAGCTAGCTATCCTTGAGTCTGAAAATCCTATCGGGTCCCAGCATATCAGTTTCTTAGGCTAGACATGCTGGGTCGAGCATATGCGGAACCTCACTATATCCTAGGCCGGTATATAGGTAAGAATCTCattctatgtatatatatatactattcttgtttaattactatactaggggcagaatagtaattttatctagtgggacccacaccccttTGTAGATCTAGACTGCTTAGGTGCCAACATACCCGGGCCCACTTCCATTACCTTCAAAATCCTAAGTTACAACTTAAAAATCTgaattaagtaattaaattactTTAAAAACAGATTAGAAAATTACATTTTAAAAACCGATTTTAATTAACAAGTAACAAACAACCTTTAGTAGACTTTCTATATAAGAAATCCTTAGTTTAAGATTTCATTCTTACACCAAATAGAAATCGATTCCAGCCTTGGGAGCTTAGAAGGAAAactaaggaaaagagaaggaaagatgGGATTGCTCTCTTCCAACCTTAAGATTCATTTGGAAATTGGGAGTTGGGGCTGCCATCATCAGGAACACTCTCAATTCAGGTAAAGCTTCTAAACTTTGAACCTGTTTTTCCCAAATTACTCTTTGTCTTTGCTATAATGGATGAACCCTAGATTGGgttgttcaaaaccctaaattgaagACCTAATTAACCAATCTATTGTTCTAGGAACATCCTTCAACCCAAAATCCCCAATTTCTCAATCTTTTCTCTATTTGTTATGCTGATTTCTTCTTAGAATTAAGACCTAATTCAGCCTAGACCTAAGAGTTTAGATGGCTTTtgataaaatcctaaattaggACTTAGATATAGCTTGGTAGGTTACTAAAACCAGGCTGTAATACCAATCCCTTATCTCCTTCTTTCATCTCAGCCATTTTCTCAAATTTGCAGGAATTAtagttatttaaaattttacttgaaacccTAATTAGATCCTACATGCAAATGGGTCAAAATCTTCCATTTGCTATAATCTATCAAAGCTCTAAACTAATTTTGGGAAAGTAGCCCCCTAATTGAATGATCCATGGATTTTGGATCCCAAATCAGTCACTGGTAGGTGAACCGGATTCACATACCTGGGTAATAAAGCCAACCGGATTCAGCCAGTTCTAAATCCGGTTCTACCTTTTGGCTTCGTTTAGGTTCTTGGGTACTTTAGGCTTTTGTTCAGGGCTATATTAGACCTAATAATTGTCATATTTTGGTTATTTAGGCATTAATAATCATCAAGTGGTGGGGTAATTGGTGTGTTTTGGAGCTTCATTTGTTTAGGGATATTCTCTAGtacaggtaagggaattctgacttttcttTGGACTGTTTCTTCTTTAATTGCTATTTATGCTGGCTGCCACTTACATCCATCATTCTAGTAGTAATATCATATAGTTTTATAGCTTTTGCTTTACATTAGATGGATGCATGTTATAGGTATCATTCATTTATGCATTTACATACTTTTACTATAATTTACTGTGATGTATTGAGGAATGATGTTGGACTTCTAAATTACTATCTATTGCTGCCTCATATGACATCATGTTTAGAAATGCATATGGTTGGGCTATCATTAATCAAATGCTACGacctttgccaacaggggtaaaggtgttggataacccatgGCAGGTCTGAAGGGTTAATATCGGAATGTCATTTCACTGTCCCAAGTCTGATGAGTACATACTGGAATGGGAACAATAGTAGGGTTACCATTGGGGGTTCGTCAGGGTTTGATGTGTATattccggaactggcgggtcctcaccgtagtagagtggtattcttgggaagaccgatgagttcattccgtgattgggaatatcatacctactacagtagcatttatacctcatgagacctagacattgatgttagtagcattcttagatataggtcatgcatcatggactatatgcttgtgtttgcatgtttcctttactgggctcagtggagctcacccctgtggtacctcttctttttcagatAGTGTTGCTGGTTTTGAGAAACCAGATGATGCTGTTATTGCTACTTCTGACTTCCACACCGAGGAGGACCGTACGGTGCAGAAGTTTGAAGTTCACGAAGCTTTCTGCGGATGCGATGCATATGCGTTTTCTTGATCAGGCCAATCTTTTTATGTTTATAAACTTTTTGTGAAATATAATATGTAGTTACTGTTCTACTTTTGTACTTGTGGTGCCTTTTGAGAACTATACATTGCATCACAGGTTTCAAATAATATAAATACTGAGTTATCATCTGATCCCTTTataattattgttattattactgTTTATTCTCTTTCGTTGCAATGATATATTGTGTTTATGAACTGTGATATGGAGTATTGCACTAATTGATCCTAGGGGATCGATTGAATGCCAGTTGGCATTCGGTCACACCTTGCCCTTATTAActgggccggggtgtgacatttaagtggtatcagagcaaacgGTGCTCTACTCCTATTTACAGCCTAAATCATAACACAACATCTTATACTCATTAACCCGAAGGTGAGTCTACCTAATGTTGAATTAAAAGCTTAAATTAAAAACTTCAAACTAAAAGAAACTTGATTGTAAAACACAAAtgataagaaaagagaaggatcCCACGAAAGCTGTAACAATGCcttattgctctgataccatgtcaattataagaggaaaagatgaaaaagaagaagggaaatcgagaaagagagaagaagagaggacgTGCAACTTGGGAGTTACATGATGAGTGTAATCTCCCTCTAATCTTCAATAAATAGCCACTTAAGGGCAAAACAGGAaaacataaataataaaagacataaaaaaaaattaccaatcTATCCTCCTCACACCTCTTAGTATTAGCTATAGAAGCTAATATCAAGAGAATACATAACTCTCGATAACAAACAGCAGCCTCAGCCCTTCTGCCAGCAAATCGATATCTCTATTGTCAGGTTTTTCAAAATCCTGACACTCAAATCAATTTGGGGTTTCTCTTATCTATTGCCGCTGATTTTTTCAGGGAAGCTTCCCTCATTCTAGAAGAGTGTTTGGTCCAAATTTGAGGCTCTTCCTCCAAGTATTGGTCAAGATATCAACACTCATCGATTTCAGCATACAAGTGTGCTCACCATGTGTTTGATGAATTTCCTCTTATAGTTCTCCTTCTCAGTTTGGTGTATATTTTTGAGGGTTTCTTCCATCATCATTGAAGAAGTACTCACAGTCTATCTTATTGGAGATTTCTTGGGGATTTTGCTATTCCCTTTTTTCAGCAAGAAAAGTATTGCTGCCTTGTTTATTGGAGTATTTCTTTGAATCATCATGACTGGCTTAGATGCCTCTTTTACAACCTCTAGGTAAGATGGACAGCCCCAGACAGACTTCCTTCCACTTTCTGCTCCTATCAAGCTTGATGGGATAAATTACCTCAAGTGGTCTTGGACCACTTACTTGAACATTGTTAGTCGAGGGCTAGCTGGCCATATACTTGGGACTAACCCCATGCTAGCTACCATTAGGGCTCCACCAGAGAAGTGGCTGTCCAATAATGccatggtgatgtcctacttgtTGCAATCTATACAACCAGATCTGTTCGACAATTTCATGCTTCTGGAGACAGCTAACCAGATCTGGAGTGCCACCAAAGAGACGTATGGCCGTATTGGGAATGCTGCCCAAGTGTATGAGATTCGGAAAAAGGCTTATGACCTaactcagaaggagttgtccGCCTCTACCtattatgctgccctcaaaagcttgtggcagcaattggatcattactccttGTATCAGCCCTCTACACCTACTGATGTTGCTGCCTACCGTAAATACATCTACAGTATCCATGTGTACGACTTCTTGGCCGGCTTGAATGCGGAGTATGACCCCATTAGAATGCAAGTGCTGAACCAGTCTCTCTTTCCTACACTTgagcagtcctttgccatgGTTCTTACAGAGGAGACTCGCCGGGCTGCGATGTTACATGCTCCTACTGTTGATAGGTCTGCCCTACAGACTACTTCCAGTCCTACTCCTATTGCCACTACTGACAGTGGTAATGTTGTGTTAAGTTATGCAACCtgataagggtactttgggcatttctctttgttattttgtttcttatttctcGCCTTAGCTATCATAGTCAGCTATAgagggtatacttgtaattctgttcctattaatgaaatctatataTAGAGGGCTGAGGAGAGTCACAACtcactcaagccattctcccattcttttctcattcctctaacatggtatcagagcagaaacTGATCTAGGGTTAGAACATCCATCATCTCCAtcgtttctctctttctctaacaGCTCCCTCCTCACCTTCGATCTTTTgtcttctccctttcctcttcttcttgttctcttcttcttagtCCTAAATCTGCACAAAGGGCAGCACTTATGAGGTGATCGATTGATCTTGTGCTATCCTTCTCCTACCTCAATCAGATTATGATTTAGAAGTTGTCTCTTCGATGTCCTCTCTTCTCCGATTTTGGAGTCTTCCTCTCTTGAAGATCGAGTCTTCCCAAATATTGGAGATCGAGTCTTCCCTTCTTGGAGATCCACACCAGCACACCTTGGACAACTTCTATCGATCACCTTTCCCCATTCAATCGACAGCCTCAGTTCTCCAAAGCATAAGTCGATCTCCATTGTCAGTGttttttgtaaaaccctgacaCTCAAATCAATTTTGGGTTGACCTACTCtattgctgctgatttttttagggaagcTCCCTTCATCTTAGAGGGgtactcgatccaagtttgggcATCATCCATTAGGTATTTTGGGAGTTACTGCTGCCTTTTAAGATATCGATTTCATCATACAAGGATGCCCACCAAGTGTGTGCTGAAATGTCTCTTATAGTTCTTTTTCTCAGTTTGGTGTGAAACTTTGAGGACTTCTTCCATCATCATTGAAGAGTACTCGGTAGAGTTTTCAGCCTCTGTTATTGGAGATTTCTTGGAAATATTGTTACTGCCTCTTGTTGGAGGGTTTCTCGAATCATCATGACAGGTTCAGACTCCTCTTCTGCAACTTCTGGGCTCGATGGATAGCCCCGGACAGACTTTCTTCCCCTTACAGCTCCTATCAAGCTCGATGGGACAAATTACCTCAAGTGGTCTCGGACTACTTACTTGACCATTGCTAGTCTTGGCCTCTCTGGCGATATCCTTGGTACTACCACTAAGCCGGCTGAAACTGGTTCTCCGCTAGAGAAGTGGACGTCacatgatgctatggtgatgtcttaTTTTCTCAACTTTATGCAACCAAATCTGTCCGACAATTTCTTGCTTCTGGAGACAGCTCATCAGATCTGGAGTGCcgccaaggagacttatgggcgTGTTGGGAATGCTGCTAAAGTGTATGAGATTTCAGCCACATTAATTCAGCTGCAGTTTGTGCCATGGCCCGATACTCTGCTTCTGTACTGATCTAGCAACTgtagtctgtttcttgctacgccaagttaCTAGAtttcctcccacaaaggtaTAATATCTTGTAGTGGAACGTCTGTCACCATCTGCacctgcccagtcagcatcagaaaagCCTACAATGTCCACATTCTGATGGGGACAATAGATGAGCCCCTTGCTTGGAGCTCCCTTCAAATACCGTAAGATACGACACACTGCCTCCCAATGAATTTTCTTAGGAGAGTGCATAAATTGGCTAACCGCgccaacaacaaaagaaatatccGGCCTAGTGACAGTGAGATAGATAAGCTTTCCCACTAATCGCCTATACCGATGTTGGTCCTCAAAGTCTTCACTATCAGTAGAGCGAAATTTGTTATGCGGATTCATAGGAGTATCAACTGGTTTGGCTGCTAGTAGACGTGTATCAGACaagagatcaagaacatacttcctctgaGACAGGTTGATTCCTTTCTTACTTCGAAGAACCttaataccaagaaaataccgAAGAGAGCCCAAATCCTTCATTTGAAAATGCTGAGGAAGATAGGCTTTCACCTCACTAATACCTGTAGCATCATTACCGGATATAATGATGCTACAAATACAGAGTGGACTGAATAGCAATGTGATAAACCACAACGAGTAACAACAGAGCTGAACTTATCGAACCAAGCACTTgaggactgtttcagcccatagaTAGCCTTATGAAGCTTGCAAACCGTCCCCGAAAGCTCCCCCTAAGTAACATATcccggaggttgctccatataaacctctacCTGAAGATCACCAGATAAAAAAACAATCTTAACGCCCAGCTGGTAGAGCGGCCAGTTAAGATAGACCGCCAAAGAAATGAGAACACGAACAGAATTCAACCTGGCAACAGGGGGaaaagtctcaaaatagtcCACACTATATGTTTGAGTATTGCCCATAGCGACCAACCGTGCCTTTAGGAGCTCAACCGAACCATCTGGGTTATATTTAGTGGTGTAAACCCAACGACAACGCACAACATCCTTACCTGGAGGTAAATCCACAAGAGTCCATGTTGCACATGATAACAAAGCATCCATCTCCGTATCCATAGCTACCTTCCACCCAGAATGAGATTAGGCCTCATGATGGGACTTGGGAACATCAGCGGGTAAGGAAGAGGTAAAGGAACGGTAGTGGGAAGGGAGATGAGAAACGGAAACAAAACGAGCAATAGGATAAGCAGGGATAGATTTCTGAGTACAAGAACGTTGAGCGATTGGTAAGTCAAGAGGATTTGCAGAATAAGGAGCCAGATCGGTAGTGGTCTGCAGAGGAACAGCAGTAGAGGATGGCACAATAGTTGGAAGCTGTTGGTGCTGCCTGCGCTGGTACACTTGTAGTGGAGGGGCAAATGTAATAGGAGTAGGAACTGGAAGCGGTGGGGCAGGGGTAGGATCTGCAAGAAAAGTTAGAGGCAATGTAGAGGAAGAATAATACGCAGTACTTTCAAAAAGGTAACATCAGCACTTACAAACTGCCGATTAGAAATAGGGTCATAACACCTATACCTATTTTGAGTccgagaataaccaagaaaaatacatttagtGGCACGAGGAGCTAGTTTGTCAACACTAGGTAGTAAATTatgaacaaagcaaacacaaccaaaaatgcGAGGCGGAAGACTAAATAAGGGTGTGTTTGGATGTAAAACAGAAAAAGGGACCTGATTGTCCAAAATCGACGAGGGCATACaattaataataaaacatgTAGTAACGACTACATCACaccaatatttttttggaaCGTGCATGTGAAGCATAATGGACCTGACAACTTCTAacagatgtctatttttcctttcggcaacCTCATTTTGTTGGGGAGTATACGAACAACTCGTTTGATGAATCATGCCTTTGGATAAACAAAATTTAAAGATATCGCGTTGAGTAAACTCAAGGGCATTATCAGAACAAAAAACTTTAATAGAAGCATCAAACTGGGTTTTTATTTCGTTATAAAAATTGTGACACAC includes these proteins:
- the LOC122642397 gene encoding protein kinase and PP2C-like domain-containing protein isoform X2, translated to MVVKIVEPNTCIRGCCRSDSIPLHHPPSSYTIGSPIARGSESVVYEATLHGAKVAVKKPILSTSEELDKFHKELQILCKLDHPGIATLVAAHARPPNYMFFFQFYESRNLAEKLHLEEWSPGVDQVLKISLQLAKALQYLHDLGIVHRDVKPANILLDRNLCPYLADFGLAEYKKDLKQISENWRSSGKPTGGFHKKNMVGTLIYMAPEILKKEIHTEKLDVYSFGVSINELLTGVVPYTDLRAETQAHTVLEMSYTEQRLTSAVVSEGLRPMLAGSESGYPESLLSLIQRCWDANPNNRPSFDNIVAELDSIVKQMNNVKQEEKFLGKPSVSISDQLPNYTWSPPIYQESVNWFIEGEQLSKRVSLADNSIQTIWPDSSNDPLAYQPILSWGSFATCGRRESMEDAHFLMPQMCNQKDIHVFGIFDGHRGSEAAEFSSRALPGFLQTLGFTRSPSDALAEAFRDTDITFRNQLVAQRTSKRVVQKDWHPGCTAVVALIIRSGLFVANAGDCRTILCRGGVPFALSK